A stretch of the Lactuca sativa cultivar Salinas chromosome 9, Lsat_Salinas_v11, whole genome shotgun sequence genome encodes the following:
- the LOC111879022 gene encoding YTH domain-containing protein ECT4 has protein sequence MPGDKMINNHNAVSSVIGKGVTDQSEYYPPTICYDHHHPGNNKTYNHSDGSCHQNSSGASFMDNNGSLLYFMPGYNPYAGQTFLGVDGQNRHFPSSEGMPRYLWNSAYSDAGYQNSTSWGSKSAMVSNGLMKSNAFSSQRFPNYLLDDIQSTSNISQSFLQTPQLYSVNKSGGVAKGYQQCSNFSSFPYQNQGLFANYSMIHASKVRDKSYSNGESEELTCGPRAQSSKLEHQEFGNSFKSDQYNLDGFQTKYEQAKFYIIKSYSEDDVHKCVKYDVWSSTPNGNKKLDIAFLEAEGKRRETGSMCPVFLFFSVNGSGQFVGVAEMTGRVVFEKDMDFWQLDKWSGFFPLKWHIIKDIPNTQLRHIILENNDNRPVTYTRDTQEVGLQQGLEMLDIFKSYPSKTSLLDDLSFYENREKSLKARRIHKVAFQPERNLKSGEGSMSTNGSLDPTSSLINLRNLSLS, from the exons ATGCCTGGggacaaaatgattaataatc ATAATGCAGTTTCTTCAGTCATTGGTAAGGGCGTTACAGATCAAAGTGAATATTATCCTCCCACAATCTGTTATGATCATCATCATCCAG GAAATAACAAAACCTATAATCATTCGGATGGTTCTTGTCATCAAAATTCCAGTGGGGCCTCATTCATGGATAATAATGGTTCACTTCTCTACTTTATGCCTGGCTACAACCCATATGCAGGTCAGACTTTCTTGGGTGTTGATGGGCAAAATCGTCATTTCCCATCATCAGAAGGCATGCCACGTTACTTGTGGAATTCTGCATACAGTGATGCAGGATACCAAAATTCCACGTCTTGGGGCTCGAAATCTGCCATGGTTTCTAATGGTTTAATGAAGTCAAATGCTTTTAGTTCCCAAAGATTCCCAAATTACCTTCTTGATGATATACAGTCAACATCTAATATCTCTCAGTCGTTTCTTCAGACTCCACAACTCTACTCAGTTAACAAG TCTGGAGGTGTTGCAAAAGGGTATCAACAATGTTCAAATTTCTCATCTTTTCCCTATCAAAACCAAGGCCTTTTTGCAAACTATTCCATGATCCATGCTTCCAAAGTGAGAGATAAATCATACTCAAATGGAGAATCTGAAGAATTAACTTGTGGGCCTAGGGCTCAAAGCAGCAAACTCGAGCATCAAGAATTTGGGAATTCCTTTAAAAGTGATCAGTATAATCTTGATGGGTTTCAGACTAAATATGAACAAGCTAAGTTCTACATAATCAAGTCATACAGTGAAGACGATGTTCATAAGTGTGTTAAATATGATGTTTGGTCAAGCACGCCAAATGGCAACAAGAAGTTGGATATTGCTTTTCTTGAGGCTGAAGGAAAAAGAAGAGAAACAGGGTCAATGTGTCCggttttcttatttttttca GTAAATGGGAGCGGACAGTTTGTGGGAGTTGCTGAAATGACAGggcgagttgtttttgaaaaagacATGGATTTTTGGCAACTTGATAAATGGAGTGGCTTTTTCCCATTAAAATGGCATATTATAAAAGACATCCCCAACACACAATTAAGACACATTATTCTTGAAAACAATGATAATCGGCCTGTTACTTACACTAGGGACACTCAGGAG GTTGGATTACAACAAGGTTTAGAAATGCTTGATATTTTCAAAAGCTATCCATCAAAAACATCTTTGCTAGATGACTTGAGCTTCTATGAGAATCGTGAGAAGTCACTTAAAGCCAGAAGGATTCACAAAGTTGCCTTCCAACCAGAG AGGAATTTAAAATCGGGAGAAGGATCAATGAGCACAAATGGGTCGTTGGATCCAACTTCATCTCTCATCAATCTACGAAATTTGTCTCTTAGTTGA